One Streptomyces sp. V4I8 genomic window carries:
- a CDS encoding sugar ABC transporter substrate-binding protein — protein sequence MRTRTLHVVAALVAGLLTVPLTACGEDDATGTESFTVGLLLPSRAVPRWEHADKPLIEASLKNLCPDCTMQYANAESDAARQRQQVTSMITKGVEVLILDAADTRALRSSIQEARKAGVPVVAYDRLAEGPISGFVSFDGARVGRLQGEALLKAMGDKAKDGTVVMMNGDPTSPNAAWYRRGALSVISGKVKIARTYDTLSWSTENAHANMSAAISALGPDRIDGVLAANDAIAAGVISAFKKAGVRDIPPVTGQDADLDAVRRIVKGEQYMTVYKPFGKEAAAAAAMAVALGRGEGVHDVSTTTIDSPTTKDIPSVLLTPRAVTADNVRQTLVNEGLYTIDQICPSQLRAACARIGLDE from the coding sequence ATGAGGACCCGTACGCTGCATGTCGTCGCGGCCCTCGTCGCGGGACTCCTGACGGTGCCACTGACCGCCTGCGGCGAGGACGACGCAACGGGCACGGAGAGCTTCACCGTCGGCCTGCTGCTCCCGAGCCGGGCGGTGCCCCGCTGGGAACACGCCGACAAGCCGCTGATCGAGGCCAGCCTGAAGAACCTGTGTCCCGACTGCACCATGCAGTACGCCAACGCCGAGAGCGACGCGGCGCGGCAGCGGCAGCAGGTGACCTCCATGATCACCAAGGGCGTCGAGGTCCTGATCCTCGATGCCGCCGACACCAGGGCGCTCCGCTCCTCGATCCAGGAAGCCCGCAAGGCGGGTGTCCCGGTGGTCGCCTACGACCGGCTCGCCGAAGGCCCGATCTCGGGCTTTGTCAGTTTCGACGGCGCCCGCGTCGGCAGGCTACAGGGCGAGGCTCTCCTGAAGGCCATGGGCGACAAGGCCAAGGATGGAACCGTCGTCATGATGAACGGCGATCCGACCAGCCCGAACGCGGCCTGGTACCGGAGGGGCGCACTGTCGGTCATCTCGGGCAAGGTGAAGATCGCCAGGACGTACGACACTTTGAGCTGGAGCACGGAGAACGCCCACGCCAACATGTCCGCCGCCATCTCGGCTCTGGGGCCGGACCGTATCGACGGCGTCCTCGCGGCCAATGACGCCATAGCCGCAGGCGTCATCTCCGCATTCAAGAAGGCCGGGGTCAGGGACATTCCTCCGGTCACCGGCCAGGACGCCGATCTCGACGCCGTGCGACGCATCGTCAAGGGCGAGCAGTACATGACGGTGTACAAACCGTTCGGGAAGGAGGCCGCCGCGGCCGCCGCCATGGCCGTGGCCCTGGGACGTGGTGAGGGGGTCCACGACGTCTCGACGACGACGATCGACAGCCCCACCACCAAGGACATCCCGTCCGTCCTGCTCACTCCGAGAGCGGTGACGGCCGACAACGTCAGGCAGACACTCGTCAACGAAGGCCTGTACACCATCGACCAGATCTGCCCCTCGCAGCTCCGCGCGGCCTGCGCCAGGATCGGCCTCGACGAGTGA
- a CDS encoding SpoIIE family protein phosphatase yields the protein MPHDGRARTGVSVPGAFEVGTADTGSPPTEPEAVTSDRALTFAGAALAAVFAPTTGDEELQLLETVGDSPEHRLPDRLSVPGGSAAAHAFRTDRPLWLNAAALSSYPVGAPTPPRARSASLGALPLEREGTRLGCLVVVGASADGFDAGQQRFLERYADAVAGLLLAESGRPAQPALLSRALRSLRVGTFVLVPDTGLIEADGTLLELVGTTQADFDGKVDTLLAHALPEDMPALMSVLEPSAQAPGRRELEFRVRCPTGEMRWLSLICRVVAHTGEQPEQVLGVVTATSVKSRSTDDVSRIQWLTAVLDDAATVRDVGRVAVAALREPLGADRVALADVRDDRLVVTLLDPPQPDAWPELWRDQWRSEWPDAPVSALPTLQLALRDGRMDLWPAGTALEPGLAGIGAGGLAVLPLPAKGRVAGVCLVGWDQPHEFIPEERSLLTATAALIGQALKRAHAYDAEQELATMLQRSLLPRRLPELPGGTAVARYLPARRGLQVGGDWYDVIALSEDRVALVIGDVQGHSAGAATIMGQMRTAVRAYAVEGHPPDVVVSHANRLLVGMETDLFATCCYVELDMEEGNTLVVRAGHLSPLLRHPDGSTEEVEVEGGPPLGVLAEAEFPMTAVTLTPGTVLALVTDGLVEAADLPLDVGMERIRTALAAADPADPARMADDLLGDIGRREDDVALLLLRYDGMKTRPIRAGWVVWRLPDAVMHARRFTARTLRRWKVEEAADAVLLVVSELVTNALVHTQGSVRLDLMLRGDRVRVYVSDSSPRAPAKPVIVDWESTGGRGLLLVEAVSESCGSVPVAGGKQVWSEVTVDREDPAPAESRL from the coding sequence ATGCCTCATGACGGCCGTGCCCGGACCGGAGTCTCGGTGCCGGGGGCATTTGAGGTCGGCACCGCAGACACCGGTTCACCGCCTACGGAGCCGGAAGCCGTCACGAGCGACCGCGCCCTGACCTTCGCCGGAGCGGCGCTGGCCGCGGTCTTCGCGCCCACCACCGGGGACGAAGAGCTGCAGCTGCTGGAAACGGTCGGCGACAGCCCCGAGCACCGGCTGCCGGACCGGCTGTCCGTGCCGGGCGGCTCGGCCGCGGCACACGCCTTCCGCACCGACCGGCCGCTGTGGCTGAACGCCGCGGCCCTCTCCTCCTACCCCGTGGGCGCGCCCACACCGCCACGTGCCAGGTCGGCCTCGCTCGGCGCGCTGCCCCTGGAGAGGGAGGGCACCCGGCTGGGCTGCCTCGTCGTGGTGGGGGCCTCCGCCGACGGCTTCGACGCCGGGCAACAGCGCTTCCTGGAGCGATACGCCGACGCCGTCGCCGGCCTGCTGCTGGCCGAGTCGGGCCGGCCCGCGCAGCCGGCCCTGCTCAGCCGCGCCCTGCGGAGTTTGCGCGTCGGCACCTTCGTCCTCGTGCCGGACACCGGCCTGATCGAGGCGGACGGCACCCTCCTCGAACTGGTCGGCACCACACAGGCCGACTTCGACGGCAAGGTCGACACCCTGCTCGCGCACGCCCTCCCCGAGGACATGCCCGCGCTGATGTCGGTCCTGGAGCCGTCCGCCCAGGCGCCGGGCCGACGGGAGCTGGAGTTCCGGGTCCGCTGCCCCACCGGGGAAATGCGCTGGCTGAGCCTGATCTGCCGGGTGGTGGCGCACACCGGCGAGCAGCCCGAGCAGGTGCTGGGCGTGGTGACGGCCACCTCGGTGAAGAGCCGCAGCACCGACGACGTCTCCCGGATCCAGTGGCTGACCGCCGTACTCGACGACGCCGCGACGGTCCGTGACGTCGGCCGCGTGGCGGTCGCCGCGCTGCGTGAGCCGCTGGGCGCCGACCGGGTGGCGCTCGCCGACGTCCGGGACGACCGGCTCGTGGTCACCCTGCTCGATCCGCCCCAGCCCGACGCGTGGCCGGAACTGTGGCGCGACCAGTGGCGTTCCGAGTGGCCCGACGCACCGGTCAGCGCCCTGCCCACCCTTCAACTGGCCCTGCGGGACGGCCGTATGGACCTGTGGCCCGCCGGCACCGCCCTCGAACCGGGACTCGCCGGCATCGGCGCCGGAGGCCTGGCCGTCCTGCCGCTCCCCGCCAAGGGCCGGGTCGCCGGGGTGTGTCTGGTCGGCTGGGACCAGCCGCACGAGTTCATCCCCGAGGAGAGGTCCCTCCTCACCGCCACCGCCGCGCTGATCGGGCAGGCCCTCAAGCGGGCGCACGCCTACGACGCCGAGCAGGAACTCGCGACGATGCTGCAGCGCAGTCTGCTGCCCCGGCGCCTGCCCGAACTCCCCGGCGGCACTGCCGTCGCCCGCTATCTGCCGGCCCGCCGGGGGCTGCAGGTGGGCGGCGACTGGTACGACGTCATCGCCCTGTCCGAGGACCGGGTGGCGCTGGTCATCGGTGATGTGCAGGGACACAGCGCCGGAGCCGCGACGATCATGGGCCAGATGCGTACGGCGGTCAGGGCGTACGCCGTCGAGGGCCACCCGCCCGACGTGGTCGTCTCCCACGCCAACCGCCTCCTCGTCGGCATGGAGACCGACCTGTTCGCCACCTGCTGCTATGTCGAACTGGACATGGAGGAGGGCAACACCCTGGTCGTCCGGGCCGGACACCTCTCCCCGCTGCTGCGCCACCCCGACGGCAGCACCGAGGAGGTGGAGGTCGAGGGCGGACCCCCGCTGGGGGTTCTCGCGGAGGCGGAGTTCCCCATGACCGCGGTCACCCTGACCCCGGGCACGGTGCTCGCCCTGGTCACCGACGGTCTCGTCGAGGCCGCCGACCTGCCCCTGGACGTGGGCATGGAACGCATCCGCACCGCGCTCGCCGCGGCCGACCCGGCGGATCCGGCGCGGATGGCCGACGACCTGCTCGGCGACATCGGCCGACGCGAGGACGACGTGGCGCTGTTGCTGCTGCGCTACGACGGCATGAAGACCCGGCCGATCCGGGCCGGCTGGGTGGTGTGGCGGCTGCCCGATGCCGTCATGCACGCCCGCCGCTTCACCGCGCGCACCCTGCGCCGCTGGAAGGTCGAGGAAGCGGCCGACGCGGTGCTGCTCGTCGTGTCCGAACTGGTCACCAACGCCCTGGTGCACACCCAGGGGTCGGTCCGCCTCGACCTGATGCTCCGCGGCGACCGGGTCAGGGTCTACGTCAGCGACTCCTCTCCGCGCGCGCCCGCCAAGCCCGTGATCGTGGACTGGGAGTCGACCGGCGGCCGGGGCCTGCTGCTGGTCGAGGCGGTGTCGGAGTCCTGCGGCTCGGTTCCGGTGGCCGGCGGAAAGCAGGTGTGGAGCGAGGTCACCGTGGACCGTGAGGACCCCGCCCCCGCCGAGTCGAGGCTCTGA